A window of Tautonia plasticadhaerens contains these coding sequences:
- a CDS encoding beta-phosphoglucomutase family hydrolase yields METITAEKFDAGLFDLDGVLTATAEIHARCWKTMFDAYLRARADRLGGPFREFTVEGDYRPFVDGKPRPDGVRDFLASRGITLPEGDPGDPPDAETVAGLGNRKNELVQAEIRAGHVRVFDDAVTLVRRLLAAGLKAAVVTSSRNCEPVLRAAGIADLFRERVDGEVAARYGLPGKPAPDTFLKGAELLGVPPSRAIVFEDATAGVAAGRAGGFGLVVGVDRVGGRHPEALRSSGADVVSGDLSLLMPDPSAPPR; encoded by the coding sequence ATGGAGACGATCACGGCCGAGAAGTTCGACGCCGGGCTGTTCGACCTCGACGGCGTCCTGACGGCGACCGCCGAGATCCACGCCCGATGCTGGAAGACGATGTTCGACGCCTACCTCCGCGCGCGGGCCGACCGCCTGGGGGGGCCGTTCCGGGAGTTCACCGTCGAGGGGGACTACCGGCCCTTCGTCGACGGCAAGCCCCGGCCCGACGGCGTCCGGGACTTCCTCGCCTCCCGGGGGATCACCCTGCCCGAGGGGGATCCGGGCGACCCCCCGGACGCCGAGACGGTCGCCGGGCTCGGCAACCGCAAGAACGAGCTCGTGCAGGCCGAGATCCGGGCGGGCCACGTCCGGGTCTTCGACGACGCCGTCACCCTCGTCCGACGGCTCCTCGCCGCCGGGCTGAAGGCGGCCGTCGTCACCTCCAGCCGCAACTGCGAGCCCGTGCTCCGGGCCGCCGGCATCGCCGACCTGTTCCGGGAGCGGGTCGACGGCGAGGTGGCGGCGCGGTACGGTCTCCCCGGCAAGCCGGCCCCCGACACCTTCCTCAAGGGGGCCGAGCTGCTGGGCGTCCCCCCCTCCAGGGCGATCGTCTTCGAGGACGCCACGGCCGGCGTCGCCGCCGGCCGGGCCGGCGGGTTCGGGCTGGTCGTGGGCGTCGACCGGGTCGGCGGCCGCCACCCCGAGGCGCTCCGATCTTCCGGCGCCGACGTCGTCTCCGGCGACCTCAGCCTGCTGATGCCCGACCCCTCCGCCCCCCCCAGGTGA
- a CDS encoding glycoside hydrolase family 65 protein, protein MLRHIPELPPEDIFPVDPWKIEQLGFEEHYIAQEESIFTVANGYLGLRGSFEEGRPVEHDETFVNGFYETWPIVYGETAYGFAKTGQTIVNVSNAKIIKIYVDDEPFVLGQVELRSFRRALNMKDGTLDREVVWETASGKRVRVESRRLVSFRHRHLAAIDCRITLLDDSAPVVVSSEIFTELGGVAGEGSGEDDPRKAKKFQGQVLEPRLHEARGRRVALAYRTRRSGLGLACGIDHLVEVDGPVHESIVLGGPLRESIRAEETAGRFDFRGEARAGQTIRVVKLLSYHTGEGADDRELMTRVHWSLDRGLEQGFEGLLRDQVECMDDFWRRSDIRVQGNHPRAQQCVRFNLFHLLQASGRADQHGIPAKGLTGQAYEGHYFWDGEIYIQPFLTYTAPRIARRQLENRHRMLDKARDRAREVNQRGALYPWRTINGEEASAYYAAGTAQYHINADIAYALRRYVQATGDTRFLHDHGAEILAETARLWLDLGFYQDRGDGRFHIHGVTGPDEYTAVVNDNLYTNLMARENLRYAAEVFSTIRLERPVHFERLAARLGLEPEEVERWRDAAEAMYVPYDERLGIHPQDGDFLRKKVWDLPNTPRSHFPLMLSYHPLVLYRHQVIKQADVVLAMFLLGDDFTAEQKKRNFDYYEKLTTGDSSLSACIQAIIAYEVGDDHSALKYMRAATLMDLADVGGNVRDGIHVASAGGTWMSIVFGIAGFRDHGGRFRFRPRLPDGWDRLSFRLTIRGSVLEVDLLPDTATYRLIEGDPLTVEHELEPLTLAPGAPVRRPITSTVVAAASLAKNEPDPARSEESEL, encoded by the coding sequence ATGCTCCGCCACATCCCCGAACTGCCCCCGGAGGACATCTTCCCGGTCGACCCCTGGAAGATCGAGCAGCTCGGCTTCGAGGAGCACTACATCGCCCAGGAGGAGTCGATCTTCACCGTCGCCAACGGCTATCTCGGCCTCCGGGGCAGCTTCGAGGAGGGCCGCCCGGTCGAGCACGACGAGACCTTCGTCAACGGCTTCTACGAGACCTGGCCGATCGTCTACGGCGAGACGGCCTACGGCTTCGCCAAGACCGGCCAGACGATCGTCAACGTCTCCAACGCCAAGATCATCAAGATCTACGTCGACGACGAGCCGTTCGTCCTCGGCCAGGTCGAGCTGCGCTCCTTCCGCCGCGCCCTGAACATGAAGGACGGCACCCTCGACCGCGAGGTGGTCTGGGAGACCGCCTCGGGCAAGCGGGTCCGGGTCGAGTCCCGCCGCCTCGTCTCGTTCCGGCACCGGCACCTCGCGGCGATCGACTGCCGGATCACCCTGCTCGACGACTCGGCCCCCGTGGTCGTCTCCTCGGAGATCTTCACCGAGCTGGGGGGCGTGGCCGGCGAGGGCTCCGGCGAGGACGACCCGCGCAAGGCCAAGAAGTTCCAGGGACAGGTGCTCGAGCCCCGGCTCCACGAGGCCCGGGGGCGTCGGGTCGCCCTGGCCTACCGGACCCGCCGCAGCGGGCTCGGCCTGGCCTGCGGCATCGACCACCTCGTCGAGGTCGACGGGCCGGTCCACGAGTCGATCGTCCTGGGGGGGCCGCTCCGGGAGTCGATCCGGGCCGAGGAGACGGCCGGGCGGTTCGACTTCCGGGGCGAGGCCCGGGCCGGGCAGACGATCCGGGTCGTCAAGCTGCTCTCCTACCACACCGGCGAGGGGGCCGACGACCGCGAGCTGATGACCCGGGTCCACTGGTCGCTCGACCGGGGGCTGGAGCAGGGCTTCGAGGGACTGCTCCGCGACCAGGTCGAGTGCATGGACGACTTCTGGAGGCGGAGCGACATCCGGGTGCAGGGCAACCACCCCCGGGCCCAGCAGTGCGTCCGCTTCAACCTCTTCCACCTGCTCCAGGCGTCCGGCCGGGCCGACCAGCACGGCATCCCCGCCAAGGGCCTCACCGGCCAGGCCTACGAGGGCCACTACTTCTGGGACGGCGAGATCTACATCCAACCCTTCCTCACCTACACCGCCCCCCGGATCGCCCGCCGACAGCTGGAGAACCGCCACCGGATGCTCGACAAGGCCCGGGATCGCGCCCGGGAGGTGAACCAGCGGGGTGCCCTCTACCCCTGGCGGACGATCAACGGCGAGGAGGCCTCCGCCTACTACGCCGCCGGGACCGCCCAGTACCACATCAACGCCGACATCGCCTACGCCCTCCGCCGCTACGTCCAGGCCACCGGCGACACCCGGTTCCTCCACGACCACGGCGCCGAGATCCTGGCCGAGACCGCCCGGCTCTGGCTCGACCTGGGCTTCTACCAGGACCGGGGGGACGGCCGCTTCCACATCCACGGCGTCACCGGCCCCGACGAGTACACCGCCGTCGTCAACGACAACCTCTACACGAACCTCATGGCCCGGGAGAACCTCCGGTACGCCGCCGAGGTCTTCTCGACCATCCGGCTCGAACGCCCCGTGCACTTCGAGCGGCTGGCGGCCCGGCTCGGCCTCGAGCCCGAGGAGGTCGAGCGGTGGCGGGACGCCGCCGAGGCCATGTACGTCCCCTATGACGAGCGGCTCGGCATCCACCCCCAGGACGGCGACTTCCTCCGCAAGAAGGTCTGGGACCTGCCGAACACGCCCCGGTCCCACTTCCCGCTGATGCTCTCCTACCACCCGCTGGTCCTCTATCGCCACCAGGTGATCAAGCAGGCCGACGTGGTCCTGGCGATGTTCCTCCTGGGGGACGACTTCACCGCCGAGCAGAAGAAGCGCAACTTCGACTACTACGAGAAGCTGACCACCGGCGACTCCTCCCTCTCGGCCTGCATCCAGGCGATCATCGCCTACGAGGTGGGGGACGACCACTCGGCGTTGAAGTACATGAGGGCCGCCACCCTGATGGACCTGGCCGACGTGGGGGGCAACGTCCGGGACGGCATCCACGTCGCCTCGGCCGGCGGCACCTGGATGTCCATCGTCTTCGGCATCGCCGGGTTCCGGGACCACGGCGGCCGGTTCCGGTTCCGACCCCGGCTCCCCGACGGCTGGGACCGCCTCTCCTTCCGCCTGACCATCCGGGGCAGCGTCCTCGAGGTCGACCTGCTCCCCGACACCGCCACCTACCGGCTCATCGAGGGCGACCCCCTGACCGTCGAGCACGAACTGGAGCCCCTGACCCTGGCCCCGGGGGCGCCGGTCCGGCGGCCGATCACCTCCACCGTCGTCGCCGCCGCCTCGCTCGCCAAGAACGAGCCGGACCCGGCCCGCTCCGAGGAATCGGAGTTGTGA
- a CDS encoding alpha-amylase family glycosyl hydrolase: MATRSTRPGMGAIPYPGGVTFRVWAPFAGSVSAAGAFNGGSPTASPLAPEGDGHWSADVPGAAVGHDYRFVIDGGRWRIDPRARQVTHSSGVGIVADPEFDWRSNDFAMPPWDELVIYQMHPGTFPDRPVGPDQEFDAIIGDLDYLVELGVNAIQLLPTGEFFGDLSWGYNPANIFAVESSYGGPKGLKRLVDAAHGKGLAVFLDLVYNHLGPQDLGASVWQFDGWFRTHDGDEMGGIYFYNDWRARTPWGHKNRPDYGRPEVRSFLRDNALMWLEEYRVDGLRFDMSCYIRNVDARDDVPPDDPTNLDGWGWNLLRWISDEIDAHEPWKITLAEDMRRNHAVTRPTSEGGAGIDSQWDDLFVHTVRAALATPRDEDRDLGAVQGAVEHRYGGDPFRRVVYTESHDEVATKNGKRRLTEDIHPGQADSWYAKKRSTLGAALVMTSPGIPMIFQGQEILEWLPFDDDHYMDWDKYDEGRFRGIYHLYRDLIRLRRNWSDRTRGLRGRHVNVFHRNDRDKVLAFHRWQDGGPGDDVVVVANFGDRGYQGYTIGLPRPGPWHVRFNSDWQGYDGAFGDFPSDGTTAEPGGRDGLPCRADVGVGPYSAIILSQ, encoded by the coding sequence ATGGCGACTCGATCGACCCGACCGGGGATGGGCGCGATCCCCTACCCCGGCGGGGTCACCTTCCGGGTCTGGGCCCCCTTCGCCGGCTCGGTGTCGGCGGCGGGCGCGTTCAACGGCGGGAGCCCGACGGCCAGCCCGCTCGCCCCCGAGGGGGATGGGCACTGGTCGGCCGACGTCCCCGGCGCGGCCGTCGGCCACGACTACCGGTTCGTGATCGACGGCGGCCGATGGCGGATCGACCCGAGGGCCCGGCAGGTGACGCATTCGAGCGGCGTCGGGATCGTCGCCGACCCCGAGTTCGACTGGCGGTCGAACGACTTCGCCATGCCGCCCTGGGACGAGCTGGTGATCTACCAGATGCACCCGGGCACCTTCCCCGACCGGCCGGTCGGGCCCGATCAGGAGTTCGACGCGATCATCGGGGATCTGGACTACCTGGTCGAGCTGGGCGTCAACGCGATCCAGTTGCTGCCCACCGGGGAGTTCTTCGGCGACCTCTCCTGGGGGTACAACCCGGCGAACATCTTCGCCGTCGAGAGCTCCTACGGCGGCCCGAAGGGGCTCAAGCGGCTGGTCGACGCGGCCCACGGCAAGGGGCTGGCGGTCTTCCTGGACCTGGTCTACAACCACCTCGGGCCCCAGGACCTGGGGGCGTCGGTCTGGCAGTTCGACGGCTGGTTCCGGACACATGACGGCGACGAGATGGGGGGCATCTACTTCTACAACGACTGGAGGGCCCGGACCCCCTGGGGCCACAAGAACCGGCCCGACTACGGCCGGCCCGAGGTCCGCTCCTTCCTCCGGGACAACGCCCTGATGTGGCTGGAGGAGTACCGGGTCGACGGCCTCCGGTTCGACATGTCCTGCTACATCCGCAACGTCGACGCCCGGGACGACGTCCCCCCCGACGACCCGACCAACCTGGACGGCTGGGGCTGGAACCTCCTGCGCTGGATCAGCGACGAGATCGACGCCCATGAGCCCTGGAAGATCACCCTGGCCGAGGACATGAGGCGCAACCACGCCGTCACCCGGCCCACCTCCGAGGGGGGCGCCGGGATCGACTCCCAGTGGGATGACCTGTTCGTCCACACTGTCCGGGCCGCCCTGGCCACGCCCCGGGACGAGGACCGGGACCTCGGGGCCGTGCAAGGTGCCGTCGAGCATCGGTACGGCGGGGACCCCTTCCGGAGGGTCGTCTACACCGAGTCCCACGACGAGGTGGCGACGAAGAACGGCAAGCGACGGCTGACCGAAGACATCCACCCCGGCCAGGCCGACAGTTGGTACGCCAAGAAGCGTTCGACCCTCGGCGCGGCGCTCGTGATGACCAGCCCCGGGATCCCGATGATCTTCCAGGGGCAGGAGATTCTCGAATGGCTCCCGTTCGATGACGACCATTACATGGACTGGGACAAGTACGACGAGGGTCGATTCCGGGGGATCTACCACCTCTACCGGGACCTGATCCGTCTGCGGAGGAACTGGTCCGACCGGACCCGGGGGCTCCGGGGTCGGCACGTGAACGTCTTCCACCGCAATGATCGGGACAAGGTGCTCGCCTTCCACCGCTGGCAGGACGGCGGCCCCGGGGATGACGTGGTGGTCGTCGCCAACTTCGGGGACCGGGGCTACCAGGGCTATACCATCGGCCTGCCCCGGCCGGGCCCCTGGCACGTCCGGTTCAACAGCGACTGGCAGGGGTACGACGGCGCATTCGGGGATTTCCCGAGCGATGGGACCACGGCCGAGCCGGGGGGGAGGGACGGCCTGCCCTGCCGGGCGGACGTCGGCGTCGGCCCCTACTCGGCGATCATCCTCTCGCAATGA
- a CDS encoding ABC transporter permease, translated as MTGRARSGAAVALLRAAPALLFLAAVAGFGLATPRFLTAENAVNVLVQSSATAIVAAGMTFVLITAGIDLSVGSIMFLGAIAAGKLALAGGSPWLAAAVAPAVGLGFGLVNAALITRLRLMPFIVTLATLSIGRGLGLFLTQTRAMNLPGEFLRLGSSRVLGIVPLPVAMMVVVLSAAQVVLSMTPIGRQLYAVGNDPEAAKKAGIRVGRVLAFAYLASGLCASIGGLVLLGQLAAVSPSLGDRWEFEAIAAAVLGGSSLFGGKGRVLPGTLFGAVLIQAIRNGLNVVNADPYLYPVVTGVLIFLAVALDGLRHRRLALLRRPRIRPEAGRSPR; from the coding sequence ATGACGGGCCGGGCCCGGTCGGGGGCCGCCGTCGCGCTGCTCCGGGCCGCCCCCGCGCTGCTGTTCCTGGCCGCCGTGGCGGGCTTCGGCCTGGCGACGCCGAGGTTCCTGACGGCCGAGAACGCGGTCAACGTCCTGGTGCAGTCGTCGGCCACGGCGATCGTGGCCGCGGGGATGACCTTCGTGCTGATCACCGCCGGGATCGACCTGTCGGTCGGCTCGATCATGTTCCTGGGGGCGATCGCGGCCGGGAAGCTCGCGCTGGCGGGCGGTTCGCCGTGGCTGGCGGCGGCGGTCGCGCCGGCGGTGGGCCTGGGCTTCGGCCTCGTCAACGCGGCGTTGATCACGAGGCTCCGCCTGATGCCCTTCATCGTCACGCTCGCCACGCTCTCCATCGGCCGGGGGCTCGGCCTGTTCCTGACCCAGACCCGGGCCATGAACCTGCCGGGCGAATTCCTCCGGCTGGGCTCGTCCAGGGTGCTGGGGATCGTGCCGCTGCCGGTGGCGATGATGGTCGTGGTGCTCTCGGCGGCGCAGGTCGTCCTCTCGATGACCCCGATCGGCCGGCAGCTCTACGCGGTGGGGAACGACCCGGAGGCGGCGAAGAAGGCGGGGATCCGGGTCGGCCGGGTGCTGGCCTTCGCGTACCTGGCCAGCGGCCTGTGCGCCTCGATCGGCGGGCTGGTGCTGCTGGGGCAGCTGGCGGCCGTCTCGCCGAGCCTGGGAGACCGCTGGGAGTTCGAGGCGATCGCCGCGGCCGTCCTCGGCGGCTCCAGCCTCTTCGGCGGCAAGGGCCGGGTGCTGCCGGGCACGCTGTTCGGCGCGGTGCTCATCCAGGCGATCCGCAACGGCCTGAACGTGGTGAACGCCGACCCGTACCTCTACCCGGTCGTCACCGGGGTCCTCATCTTCCTGGCCGTCGCGCTCGACGGGCTTCGCCATCGTCGCCTCGCCCTGCTGCGGCGCCCCCGGATCCGCCCGGAGGCCGGCCGATCTCCGCGATAG
- a CDS encoding sugar ABC transporter ATP-binding protein: protein MSSDGPPLLEVLGVCRSFFGVPVLREVDLAVGPGRILGLVGENGAGKSTLMNILGGVLPADSGRMRLGGEDYEPADPAEASRRGVAFIHQELNLFTNLSIAENLFLPCFPRLGPLIDRRRAASLAREALEAVELRRRPGTLVEDLSPGERQLVEVARALTVEARLIILDEPTTSLTAPEADRLFALIRRLRARGIGMIYISHALEDVLRLCDDVAVLRDGRLVGSGPASGFAVDHLIALMVGRDLGQLFPGRTARPSDEVVLGVEGLSRSGVVEEIRFSLRRGEILGLAGLMGSGRTELARILFGLDPADRGEVRLLGRPLGRSSPRARIRRGLAMLTEDRRGEGLLMEAGVAENVALASLPRFSGWGGGLLDGRRIADAVDGVTRAVRLRAAGPGQPVRTLSGGNQQKVVLARWLMSGPSALILDEPTRGVDVGARQEIYRLIGELAAGGAGVLMISPEIEELIGMCDRILVMSRGEISGEFPRGGFDREAILRAALRRGLPR from the coding sequence ATGAGCAGCGACGGCCCGCCGCTGCTGGAGGTCCTCGGCGTCTGCCGGTCGTTCTTCGGCGTCCCGGTGCTGCGGGAGGTCGACCTCGCCGTCGGCCCGGGGCGGATCCTCGGCCTGGTGGGGGAGAACGGGGCGGGGAAGTCCACGCTCATGAACATCCTTGGGGGCGTCCTCCCGGCCGATTCGGGCCGCATGCGCCTCGGGGGGGAGGACTACGAGCCGGCCGACCCCGCCGAGGCCTCCCGGAGGGGCGTGGCGTTCATCCACCAGGAATTGAACCTGTTCACGAACCTGAGCATCGCCGAGAACCTGTTCCTGCCATGCTTCCCCCGCCTCGGGCCCCTCATCGACCGCCGCCGGGCCGCCTCGCTCGCGCGCGAGGCGCTGGAGGCCGTCGAGCTGCGACGCCGCCCGGGCACCCTCGTCGAGGACCTCTCCCCCGGCGAGCGGCAGCTCGTCGAGGTCGCCCGGGCGCTCACGGTGGAGGCCCGGCTGATCATCCTCGACGAGCCGACCACGTCCCTCACCGCCCCGGAGGCCGACCGGCTCTTCGCGCTGATCCGACGCCTCAGGGCCCGGGGGATCGGGATGATCTACATCTCCCACGCCCTGGAGGACGTGCTCCGGCTCTGCGACGACGTGGCGGTGCTCCGCGACGGCCGGCTCGTCGGGAGCGGCCCGGCGTCGGGATTCGCCGTCGACCACCTGATCGCCCTGATGGTGGGCCGGGACCTGGGGCAGCTATTCCCGGGGAGGACCGCACGCCCCTCGGATGAGGTCGTCCTCGGGGTCGAGGGGCTGTCGCGCTCGGGCGTCGTGGAGGAGATCCGCTTCTCCCTGCGGCGGGGGGAGATCTTGGGGCTCGCCGGCCTGATGGGATCGGGGCGGACCGAGCTGGCGCGGATCCTCTTCGGGCTCGACCCGGCCGACCGGGGCGAGGTCCGCCTGCTGGGCCGCCCGCTCGGCCGGTCGTCGCCCCGGGCCCGCATCCGGCGGGGGCTGGCGATGCTCACCGAGGACCGCCGGGGGGAGGGGCTGCTCATGGAGGCCGGCGTGGCCGAGAACGTCGCCCTCGCGTCGCTCCCCCGCTTCTCCGGGTGGGGGGGCGGGCTGCTCGACGGCCGTCGGATCGCCGACGCGGTCGACGGGGTCACCCGGGCCGTCCGGCTCCGGGCGGCCGGGCCGGGGCAGCCGGTCCGCACCCTGAGCGGGGGGAACCAGCAGAAGGTGGTGCTGGCCCGATGGCTGATGTCGGGGCCGTCGGCCCTGATCCTGGACGAGCCGACCCGGGGCGTCGACGTCGGCGCCAGGCAGGAGATCTATCGCCTGATCGGCGAGCTGGCCGCCGGGGGGGCGGGGGTGCTGATGATCTCGCCGGAGATCGAGGAGCTGATCGGCATGTGCGACCGCATCCTGGTCATGAGCCGGGGCGAGATCTCGGGCGAGTTCCCCCGGGGGGGATTCGACCGCGAGGCGATCCTCCGGGCCGCCCTGCGCCGGGGGCTCCCACGATGA
- a CDS encoding ABC transporter permease — protein MPMRFPGVGPPRAALLLRSEHLVLLLSAAAALAFWAAVPGFASGRNAANVLQNTLPLLALAIGQSFVLIGGGIDLSVTASIALASVVGASIMTGDGGPLAGHPMAVPAAVAAMLGVGGAMGGINGLSATRLGMPPFMVTLATLTAGGGLAVWYTKSQKIYELPDAFVGVSYGSVLGVPPAAVLVAALAVVAHVALSRTLFGRWLYASGMNPRAAEVSGVPVGRVTAASYVVSGLCAAIGAILYTSRLETGSPEIAPRILLDVIAACVIGGTSLFGGRGGVRRTAYGVLFIAVIDNGLNLMNLSNFAIMIVKGGVILLAALLDSARARAAGRA, from the coding sequence ATGCCCATGCGATTTCCGGGCGTCGGCCCGCCCCGGGCGGCCCTCCTGCTGCGATCCGAGCACCTCGTGCTCCTGCTCTCGGCGGCGGCGGCGCTGGCGTTCTGGGCGGCGGTCCCCGGGTTCGCCTCGGGGCGGAACGCGGCGAACGTGTTGCAGAACACGCTGCCCCTGCTGGCGCTGGCGATCGGGCAGTCGTTCGTGCTGATCGGCGGGGGGATCGACCTGTCGGTCACGGCCTCGATCGCCCTGGCCAGCGTGGTCGGCGCCTCGATCATGACGGGCGACGGCGGCCCCCTTGCCGGGCACCCGATGGCGGTGCCGGCGGCGGTCGCGGCCATGCTCGGCGTCGGCGGGGCGATGGGGGGGATCAACGGCCTGTCGGCGACCCGGCTGGGGATGCCCCCGTTCATGGTCACGCTCGCCACGCTGACGGCCGGGGGGGGCCTGGCGGTCTGGTACACGAAATCCCAGAAGATTTACGAACTCCCCGATGCGTTCGTCGGGGTCTCCTACGGCTCGGTCCTCGGCGTCCCCCCGGCGGCCGTGCTGGTCGCCGCGCTGGCGGTGGTCGCCCACGTCGCCCTCTCCCGGACCCTGTTCGGCCGGTGGCTGTACGCGTCGGGGATGAACCCCAGGGCCGCCGAGGTCTCGGGCGTGCCGGTCGGCCGGGTGACGGCCGCCTCCTACGTCGTCTCCGGGCTCTGCGCCGCGATCGGGGCGATCCTGTACACGAGCCGGCTGGAGACGGGGTCGCCGGAGATCGCCCCCCGGATCCTGCTGGACGTGATCGCCGCGTGCGTGATCGGCGGCACGAGCCTGTTCGGCGGCCGGGGCGGGGTGCGTCGGACGGCCTACGGGGTGCTTTTCATCGCGGTCATCGACAACGGGTTGAACCTGATGAACCTGTCGAACTTCGCCATCATGATCGTCAAGGGCGGGGTCATCCTGCTGGCGGCTTTGCTCGACTCGGCCCGGGCCCGGGCGGCGGGGCGTGCCTGA
- a CDS encoding sugar ABC transporter substrate-binding protein yields MRSRAGIALALAALPLASCGGGGDAPGGPGPKTVGVAFETLQTEYWVVSFESIKGELEGRGFTVLEAIADGDANRQFEQVQGFIARGVDGIIVAPKDAKTVIPMIRAANRAGIPMVLYNRPPADSSAEAVTIVADNYAIARETVSHMARLAAEAGGAHKAMILIGDLADQNAVDRRRGFDDAIEEHGGGIEVVAEIPTEWNQEKALAGVTNALQADPGIDFIFTSSDFLFPSLVSALRSAGKYEKVGEPGHVILGGFDGDATAYRMLRDGYLDADGVQDLGFESEQTVRALADLIAGEEVPPVIEDEGFVIHQGNLDEMAPRMWGAGVGGD; encoded by the coding sequence ATGAGATCGCGAGCGGGAATCGCCCTCGCCCTCGCCGCCCTGCCGCTCGCGTCCTGCGGGGGCGGGGGCGACGCGCCCGGTGGCCCCGGCCCGAAGACCGTCGGCGTGGCGTTCGAGACGCTCCAGACGGAGTACTGGGTCGTCAGCTTCGAGTCGATCAAGGGGGAGCTGGAGGGGCGGGGGTTCACGGTCCTGGAGGCGATCGCCGACGGCGACGCCAACCGCCAGTTCGAGCAGGTGCAGGGCTTCATCGCCCGGGGCGTCGACGGCATCATCGTCGCCCCCAAGGACGCGAAGACGGTCATCCCCATGATCCGGGCCGCCAACCGGGCCGGGATCCCGATGGTCCTCTACAACCGCCCGCCGGCCGATTCGTCGGCCGAGGCCGTGACGATCGTCGCCGACAACTACGCGATCGCCCGGGAGACGGTCTCCCACATGGCCCGGCTCGCGGCCGAGGCCGGCGGGGCCCACAAGGCGATGATCCTCATCGGCGACCTCGCCGACCAGAATGCCGTCGATCGGCGTCGGGGCTTCGACGACGCGATCGAGGAGCACGGCGGGGGGATCGAGGTCGTCGCCGAGATCCCCACCGAGTGGAACCAGGAGAAGGCCCTGGCCGGCGTCACGAACGCGCTGCAGGCCGACCCGGGGATCGACTTCATCTTCACGTCGTCCGACTTCCTCTTCCCGTCGCTCGTCTCCGCGCTGCGGTCGGCGGGCAAGTATGAGAAGGTCGGCGAGCCGGGCCACGTCATCCTCGGGGGCTTCGACGGCGACGCCACCGCCTACCGGATGCTCCGGGACGGGTACCTCGACGCCGACGGCGTGCAGGACCTGGGCTTCGAGAGCGAGCAGACGGTGCGGGCCCTCGCCGACCTGATCGCGGGGGAGGAGGTGCCCCCGGTCATCGAGGACGAGGGGTTCGTGATCCACCAGGGGAACCTCGACGAGATGGCCCCGCGCATGTGGGGCGCCGGCGTCGGCGGGGATTGA
- a CDS encoding phosphogluconate dehydrogenase C-terminal domain-containing protein codes for MTTIALLGAGGKMGCRIADNLRNRDEYRMRYVEIGPAGRERLAERGLDVTPRDGALAEADVVIFAVPDALMGTIAAEAVPLMKPGAMLMGLDPAAPHAGVLPLRDDLSYFFTHPCHPPVFNDETDPEARRDFFGGIKAKQHIVCALMKGPDADYAKGEAIARAMYAPVMRSHRITVEQMALLEPALAETTAATCITVVKEAMDEAVRLGVPPEAARDFLLGHINIELAIVFGEIGSPFSDGALKAIARAKGMIFRPDWKRVFDPENLRESVRDITTPPPARSEEIRP; via the coding sequence ATGACGACGATCGCGCTGCTCGGCGCCGGCGGCAAGATGGGCTGCCGGATCGCCGACAACCTCCGCAACCGCGACGAATACCGCATGCGGTACGTCGAGATCGGCCCCGCCGGGCGGGAGCGCCTGGCCGAGCGGGGGCTCGACGTGACCCCCCGGGACGGGGCGCTGGCCGAGGCCGACGTGGTGATCTTCGCCGTGCCGGACGCCCTGATGGGGACGATCGCCGCCGAGGCGGTCCCGCTCATGAAGCCCGGGGCGATGCTCATGGGGCTCGACCCCGCCGCGCCCCACGCCGGGGTGCTGCCCCTCCGGGACGACCTCTCCTACTTCTTCACCCACCCCTGCCACCCCCCCGTCTTCAACGACGAGACCGACCCCGAGGCCCGCCGCGACTTCTTCGGCGGCATCAAGGCCAAGCAGCATATCGTTTGCGCCTTGATGAAGGGCCCGGACGCCGATTATGCGAAAGGGGAGGCGATCGCGCGGGCCATGTACGCCCCGGTGATGCGGTCACACCGCATCACCGTGGAGCAGATGGCCCTCCTGGAGCCCGCGCTGGCGGAGACGACCGCCGCGACCTGCATCACCGTCGTCAAGGAGGCCATGGACGAGGCCGTCCGCCTGGGCGTGCCCCCCGAGGCGGCCCGGGACTTCCTGCTGGGTCACATCAACATCGAGCTCGCCATCGTCTTCGGCGAGATCGGCTCGCCCTTCTCCGACGGCGCCCTGAAGGCCATCGCCAGGGCGAAGGGCATGATCTTCCGTCCCGACTGGAAGCGGGTCTTCGACCCGGAGAACCTTCGGGAATCGGTCCGGGACATCACCACGCCCCCGCCGGCCCGTTCCGAGGAGATCCGCCCATGA